One Drosophila virilis strain 15010-1051.87 chromosome 5, Dvir_AGI_RSII-ME, whole genome shotgun sequence DNA window includes the following coding sequences:
- the LOC6626684 gene encoding streptococcal hemagglutinin isoform X3 has protein sequence MVAGSAGTRNIQNNPFQLSFSAELTDVLRKRRNRPDASDEDLGLPRSPASPQRHAGAGQSRKAAGYQPRSVAQGHEVSSLSLLSVNSTDGEDSQSHRQHSSKSISSSEQISSVVLRDHQEDDVDAVGLERHRLSHAAAKHKMAIRPAKKKGPTRQHRRTLETSIPEANEELIKMGQTQALNPILRAVKDTDQKTKTRSLPPGSSLAATTTATAANPTSNSYMRTKTIEHKSSTITGTSSSSERTTTTSSQPFGLRALTFKAANALFDGRGESSTDGDDVTTGTAESSDHGFLRRLMQRNSKRSIARANDGLEDLDTSQNLAKKLQISTSCLEAATRDPVPLPNKSRSATSHEQHIQETRQIIKREIHNEGKHGLNAMVSNFGVHPQPPTAVKPKSGPAARQRYLPKELGAPLDKPLAHDSDITNLLSKSSRGNDTFQSTALVREQAQIKTETSLTTSHFERKPRIVGLSAFQQKLSRSSDSMGQHSSSSNSLETSTDEPSPLYYEEKQRKTVEKSRSFRNYQEERDVVTESASMHSNMPSLPDLSLSFRVPPSYYKQKRSPQSPRSPMSPGAKCVSLGFEINDNNKLLQAHAESTGKLQGLPTKVSTQAQRNSAQLASSPGAANISQMEPNIDLIAKSPMVSVLRKSGTVGEHLGPEQQQQAPQRPKVLELKQTTTIAIGSPNKDAATASPLAKSAKLSNSPPSTPSKFGQPVSGPAQPEFMKIQLNRVDQARIHNKTNHLVLAKNVKPAASPAERSQSSDDLTMRRLSGESTGSIQIVERSQKPPSATSPLQPHSISQPAEVLAKQQRAVSANSLRSSYISSSSGSSCSGGSSEVLVSASPATTPNTPKSGSSRPVETVEPASGHDKASVNRLSLEERKRLFLNEEKCQAERKLAEMRYERKKSINEELQRKPETTPSPGATAPSSPLTPSGSDANNGHSGANVVVLRKKSFPSASGNGNSNGNASEKSSGQEDATPELMKVFARRSLKVKDDDVVTLTQVAVASHKKVTNGSQSVDSDKENQSNSEEKLDKLTASNEPAKHNAQSNSNSNSQGHAHAHGHSHAQPSSNNRSSVADFRNLNNNVQPVQQKLSNLPPIKVTNARNATVHNNNKSINKSNNNNNNSSAMPTNERYSLQLKPATTTAATVAATTATIADAAAAAGAAGALEPGATPTKQVERSATVGEFKGIHQRRAEWEQRVKEALK, from the exons ATGGTAGCCGGAAGTGCGGGTACCCGCAACATCCAAAACAATCCATTTCAGCTTTCGTTTTCG GCGGAGCTGACAGATGTACTTCGGAAGCGTCGAAACAGGCCTGATGCCTCGGATGAGGATCTGGGTCTGCCACGTAGCCCAGCTTCGCCGCAGCGCCATGCGGGCGCCGGGCAAAGCCGCAAGGCTGCCGGCTACCAGCCACGTAGCGTGGCCCAAGGCCACGAGGTGTCCTCCCTGAGCCTGTTGAGCGTGAACAGCACCGACGGAGAGGATAGCCAAAGCCATAGACAGCACTCGAGTAAATCGATCAGCTCCTCGGAGCAAATAAGCTCGGTCGTATTGCGTGATCATCAAGAGGATGATGTGGACGCGGTTGGCTTGGAGCGACATCGGCTCTCGCATGCCGCTGCCAAGCACAAAATGGCCATCAGGCCGGCCAAGAAGAAGGGACCCACTCGGCAGCATAGAAGAACTCTGGAG ACTTCAATACCCGAGGCCAACGAGGAGCTTATAAAGATGGGCCAAACTCAGGCTCTAAATCCCATCTTGAGAGCCGTTAAAG ATACCGATCAAAAGACCAAGACGCGCTCTTTACCTCCGGGCAGCAGCCTGGCTGCCACAACCACCGCAACTGCCGCCAATCCCACCAGCAACTCTTATATGCGTACCAAGACAATCGAGCACAAGAGCTCAACAATAACAGGCACCAGTAGCAGCAGTGAGAGGACAACGACGACCTCGTCCCAGCCGTTCGGATTGCGAGCACTCACCTTCAAGGCGGCCAATGCACTTTTCGACGGACGTGGCGAGTCCTCGACAGATGGCGATGATGTCACCACAGGCACGGCGGAGTCGAGCGACCATGGATTCCTGCGTCGCCTTATGCAGCGGAATTCAAAGCGCAGCATTGCCAGAGCCAATGACGGGCTGGAGGACTTGGATACAAGCcaaaacttggccaaaaagcTGCAGATCTCGACGTCCTGCTTGGAGGCTGCCACGCGTGACCCGGTGCCGTTGCCCAACAAATCGCGCAGCGCAACCTCGCACGAGCAACACATCCAGGAGACGCGCCAGATAATCAAGCGCGAGATTCACAACGAGGGCAAGCATGGGCTCAACGCAATGGTCAGCAACTTTGGCGTACATCCGCAGCCACCCACCGCCGTCAAGCCGAAGTCGGGGCCCGCAGCTCGGCAGCGTTATCTGCCCAAGGAATTGGGCGCTCCGCTGGACAAGCCCCTGGCCCACGACAGCGACATAACCAACCTGCTGTCGAAGAGCTCGCGCGGCAACGATACCTTCCAGTCCACAGCGCTGGTGCGTGAGCAGGCACAGATCAAGACGGAGACATCGCTGACGACTAGCCACTTTGAGCGCAAGCCCCGGATCGTGGGGCTCAGTGCGTTTCAGCAGAAGCTGTCGCGTTCCAGTGATTCGATGGGCCAGCACTCGAGTTCCTCGAACTCGCTGGAGACAAGCACGGATGAGCCCTCGCCGCTGTACTACGAGGAGAAGCAGCGCAAGACTGTTGAGAAGTCGCGCAGCTTCCGAAACTATCAGGAAGAACGCGATGTGGTCACCGAATCGGCGTCCATGCACAGCAATATGCCTAGTCTGCCGGATCTATCGCTAAGCTTCCGTGTGCCGCCCTCCTACTACAAACAGAAGAGATCCCCGCAGTCTCCGCGCTCGCCGATGTCGCCAGGCGCCAAGTGCGTTTCGTTGGGCTTTGAGattaacgacaacaacaagctgctgCAAGCCCATGCCGAATCCACCGGCAAGTTACAAGGTCTACCGACCAAGGTCTCAACGCAAGCGCAACGAAACTCGGCGCAGCTCGCGTCCAGCCCGGGTGCTGCAAACATTTCACAGATGGAGCCGAATATCGACCTGATCGCCAAGTCGCCGATGGTCAGTGTGCTGCGCAAATCCGGCACGGTTGGCGAGCATCTAGGCCcggaacagcagcaacaggcgccACAGCGACCAAAGGTCCTTGAACTTAAGCAGACCACAACCATTGCGATTGGTTCGCCCAACAAGGATGCAGCCACCGCTAGCCCGCTGGCCAAAAGCGCCAAGCTCTCGAACAGCCCTCCAAGCACACCGAGCAAATTTGGTCAGCCCGTCAGTGGCCCGGCTCAGCCGGAGTTCATGAAGATACAGTTGAACCGCGTTGACCAGGCGCGCATTCATAACAAAACCAATCACCTGGTGCTCGCCAAGAACGTGAAGCCAGCTGCCTCTCCGGCGGAGCGCAGCCAAAGCAGCGATGATCTGACCATGCGCCGGCTCAGCGGAGAGAGCACGGGCAGCATACAGATTGTCGAGCGCTCTCAGAAGCCACCAAGTGCCACAAGTCCCTTGCAGCCGCACAGTATTAGCCAACCAGCTGAGGTCCTGGCCAAGCAGCAGCGGGCCGTCAGTGCCAACAGCTTGCGATCCAGCtatatcagcagcagcagcggcagcagctgcagtggcggcagcagcgagGTGCTTGTCTCTGCCTCGCCTGCAACCACGCCTAACACACCAAAGAGTGGCAGCTCGAGGCCCGTGGAGACGGTGGAGCCAGCCAGCGGCCATGACAAGGCCAGCGTCAATCGCCTCTCGCTTGAGGAGCGCAAGCGGCTGTTCCTCAACGAGGAAAAGTGCCAGGCGGAACGTAAACTGGCCGAGATGCGCTACGAGCGCAAGAAGTCCATCAATGAGGAGCTACAGCGCAAGCCGGAGACAACGCCATCACCTGGAGCAACTGCACCCAGCAGCCCACTCACGCCGTCTGGGTCGGATGCCAACAATGGGCATTCCGGCGCGAATGTTGTGGTGCTTCGCAAGAAATCGTTTCCCAGTGCCAgtggcaatggcaacagcaatggcaacgCAAGTGAGAAATCTTCCGGGCAGGAGGATGCTACGCCCGAGTTAATGAAAGTATTTGCACGACGCTCGCTCAAGGTGAAGGACGATGATGTGGTTACCCTGACCCAGGTCGCAGTGGCCAGCCACAAGAAGGTAACTAATGGCAGCCAGAGCGTTGATAGCGACAAGGAGAATCAGTCTAACAGCGAGGAGAAGCTCGACAAGCTGACGGCCAGCAATGAGCCGGCAAAGCACAATGCACagtccaactccaactccaactcccaGGGCCACGCCCATGCCCATGGCCATTCTCACGCACAGCCCAGCTCCAACAATCGCAGCTCTGTGGCTGATTTTCGAAATCTCAACAATAATGTTCAGCCTGTTCAGCAGAAGTTGTCCAATCTGCCGCCCATAAAGGTCACCAATGCGCGCAATGCCACAGttcataacaacaacaaaagcatcaacaaaagcaacaacaacaacaacaacagcagcgcgaTGCCGACCAACGAGCGCTACTCCCTGCAGCTGAAACCGGccacaacaacggcagcaacagttgcagccacaacagcaacaattgccgatgcagcagcagcagcaggcgctgcaGGCGCATTGGAGCCaggtgccacgcccacaaagcAAGTTGAACGATCCGCAACAGTGGGAGAGTTCAAGGGTATTCACCAGCGGCGGGCAGAGTGGGAGCAGCGAGTGAAAGAGGCGCTCAAGTAG